The Bradyrhizobium barranii subsp. barranii genome segment CCAGCGCGCCGCCGAGCGCGGAGGTAATGAGATACATTCTCTTCGTGTCGACGCCCATCAGCGCCATGATCTGCCGATCCTGGGAGATGGCGCGGATCGCGGTGCCGGTGAAGGTGCGGGTCATGAACAGGTACACTGCGACCATGCCGACCAGCGCGGCCAGAAAGGATAGCAGCCGCGCGTAGCTGAAATTCATGTCGCCGAAGGCGAGCACCGGCAGGCGGATGCCGAGATTGCGGAAGTCGATGCCGAAGGCGACGGTGGCAAAGCTCTGGAGCACGAACAGCACCCCGCCTGTCGCAAGCAGCTGGTTGATCGGCGGCGCGGTGAGCAGCGGCGCGATCACGAGGTAGTGCAGCGCGGCGCCGAGGATCGCGACGAGCAAAATGGTGAACGGCGCTGCGATGAAGTAGCTGAGGCCGTAATACTGCACGATGAAATACATGGCGTACATGCCGATCATCACCAGCTCTGCGTAGCAGATCCAGGTCACGTCGATGACGCCAAAGATCAAATTGAGCCCGAGCGCGAGCAGTGCCAGCACGCCGCCGAGCAGGATGCCGTTGATCACGGCCTCCAGCAGATAGATGTCGAAAATGCCCAAAAAAGCTTGCATGCCTGCATGAACCTCATACCCCGAGATACGCTTCCTTGACCGTGTCACTCGCCAGCATCTCGGCCGAGGTGCCGGACGCCCGGATCGTGCCCGCCTCGATCAGATAAGCGCGATCAACCACTTTCAGCACCTGCTGCACGTTCTGCTCGACGATCAGCACCGTCAGGCCACGGGCGCGGATCCGCTTCACCAGCTCGAACACCTGCTGCACCACGACTGGCGCCAGCCCCGCCGACGGCTCGTCGAGCAGCAGGAGTTTTGGATTCGACATCAGCGCGCGGCCGATCGCGCACATCTGCTGCTCGCCGCCGGACATGGTGCCGGCCATCTGGTGGCGGCGTTCCCTCAGGCGCGGAAACAGGTCGAACACGACATCCAGCCGCTCGGCATAGTGGCCGCGCGCCTCCTTCATGAAGGCGCCCATCTTGAGATTGTCGTCGACCGTGAGCTGCGGAAACAGCCGCCGGTTCTCCGGCACATGGGCGATCCCGAGGCTGACGATCTTGTGCGGCGGCGTCGCCACGACGTCGACGCCCTCCATCCTGATCGACCCGCGCGTGGGACGGATCAGGCCGGAGATGACGCGCATCAGGGTGGTCTTGCCGGCGCCGTTCGGACCGATGACGCCGACGGCCTCGCCGGCCTTCACGTCGAGATTGACGTCGAACAGCGCCTGGAATGTGCCGTAACCCGCGCTGACCGAACGAAGCTCCAGCATCGTCTAGCCTCCCGAGCGGCGGCGCGCTTCCGCCGCCGCGGCCTGCGTGGTCTCGGCATCGGTGCCGAGATAGACCTCGATGACGCGCGGGTCGCCGGCAACCGCGCTCGGCAACCCTTCCGAGATCTTCTCGCCATGGTCGAGCACCATCACGCGGTCGACGACGCGCATCAGCACGCCCATGATGTGCTCGACCCAGATGATGGTGATGCCGAGCTCGTCACGGATGTTGCGCAGCATGTCCGCCGCCTGGTCCATCTCGGTCTCGTCGAGACCGCCGAGGCTCTCGTCGGCGAGCAGCAGTTTTGGCGCGGTGGCAAGCGCTTTCGCCAATTCGAGCTTCTTCAGGCCGGCCGCCCCGAGTCCATCGACGCTGGCATGGCGATCGGTCGGCAAGCCCACCATCGCAAGTGACCGCTCGGCCGCCTCCTCCGCCCTGGCACGACTGTGGCGGCCCTGGCCGTAGAACCCGGCCAGCGCGACATTCTCGAAGATTGTCAGGCGTCGGAACGGCCGCGGAATCTGGAAGGTGCGGCCGATGCCGCTGTTGATGATCCGGTGCGGCGCAAGGCCCGCGATCTCGGCGCCGCCGAACAGGATCGAGCCGGATGTCGGCGCCAGCGTGCCGGAGAGCATATTGAAGATCGTGCTCTTGCCCGAGCCGTTGGGGCCGATCAGGCCGAGGATCTCGCCCTGATCAACCCGAAACGACACGTTGTTGACGGCGGTGAAGCCACCAAACCGCTTCACCAGCCCGCTGACTTCCAACACCGCCCTGCTCCGCCGCTACTGGTTGCTGTAGGTGGTGCCCTTCGGCAGCGGCAGCACGGCCTCGCGCTGCGCCTGACTCTTGGGCCACACCACAGAGGATTTGTCGTCGATGTACTGGATCACGACCGGGAATGAGCGCTCGTTCTGCCCGGCCATCGGCGTGCCCTCGCCGTAGAACTTGACGCCGAAGCCCAGCATGGTCCCGCCTTCGGGGATGTCGGTGTCGAGCGCGGCCTTGCGCAGCGCGTCGGGATCGACGCCGCCATACTTCTTGATCGCGCGCGGCAGCACATCACTCATGAACACGTAAGTGTTGGACGCGCCGATGCCGACATGCGCCGAGCGGATGGCAACGCCGGGCCTGATCTTGTCGAACTCCTCGCCGACCATCTTGATCACGGGCGGGAGCTTGGGATCCATGGTCTTCTGGTTGGCGAGCCAGATCGAGATTGGGTCGGTGTTGAAGATGTAGGTGGCGTCAGCCCCCATCCCCTCTTTCAGCTTCTCGTAGACGCCGTAGCCGGCACCATGGCCCATCAGCGCGCCGAACTTCAGCCCCTGCTCGCGAGCCTGGCGCAGCAGCAGCGTGATGTCAGGGTTGTAGCCGGTGTGGAAAATGACATCGGGCTTGGCACGCTTCAGCTTGGTCACCAGCGCGGAGAGATCGGGCGCAGTCGCCGAATAGCCTTCCTTCATCACGACGTTGAAGCCCGCCTTCTTCGCGCCGGCCTCATTGCCCCTGGAGACGTCGACGCCATAGGCGCCATCCTCGTGGATGATGGCGACGCGCAGGTCCTTCGGCTCCTTGTCGAACTTCGCCTTGGCATTCTGCGCGATGAAATCCATCGTCATCATGCCGAACTGGTCGCCGCTCGCCTGCGGGCGGAACACGTATTTGTAGCCCTTGTCGTTGAACACGGCCGACGAGATGCAGGTCGTCATCCACATGAACTTCTTGAGCTGCTCGACGCGGGCGGCGACCGGCACGCATTGTGCCGAGGAGAAGAAGCCGAGCACCATGTCCACCTTCTCCTGCTCGAGCAGGCGGACGGATTCGTTGATGGCGATGTCGGGCTTGCTCTGCGCGTCGGCGGCGTAGACCGCCTCGATCTTGTAGCCTTCGACGCCGGTCTTGGCGAAATGGTCGAGAATAATTTTTGCGCCGATATAGCCGAGCTCAGATCCACCGCCCGCGAGAGGCCCGGTCAGGTCGAAAACAACGCCGATCTTGATCTTCTTCTCTTGAGCCTGGGCCGAAGCCATCAAGCCCGTCGCTGATATCGCGACCAACAGCCCACGTACCAAGCGGGCAGCCATGCGCAGGCGCATCAAAACCTCCCTGGACGATTGTGCATTGCAGTCTTGTTGCTTTTGCTTTTTGGCCCATCACATGGGCTGGGGGCAGCGATGTCAAGCCTCGCGCTTCAGCGCGACGCGAACTGCTGCTCGATAAAGGCCGTGACAAATCGCGGCATGGTCGGCGTGAGATCACTCATCCCGCGCACGAGATGAATGGCCGACAACTCCGGATCGGCTTCGCGGGCGAGATTGGCCTCGATCCGGGCCCGGGCCACGTCACCCGGCATGTCCAGGTTGATAATCTGAATCATTGCAATCGACGGACCGGTGACGACGCAGTGCCAGTCCGGCTGGGCCCGGTAGTCGGCCGCGGTCAAGCCGGTCTCTTCCCCGAGTTCGCGGATGACACTGCCGGGAATGTCGAGCGCGCCATCACTGACG includes the following:
- a CDS encoding branched-chain amino acid ABC transporter permease, which produces MQAFLGIFDIYLLEAVINGILLGGVLALLALGLNLIFGVIDVTWICYAELVMIGMYAMYFIVQYYGLSYFIAAPFTILLVAILGAALHYLVIAPLLTAPPINQLLATGGVLFVLQSFATVAFGIDFRNLGIRLPVLAFGDMNFSYARLLSFLAALVGMVAVYLFMTRTFTGTAIRAISQDRQIMALMGVDTKRMYLITSALGGALAGLAACLLVLQYDVHPFVGLSFGPITFLICVLGGLGNFIGGFIAAFVFAEIISLGGLFSDLEWGYVLAFAFFIVMMFIRPAGLLARRR
- a CDS encoding ABC transporter ATP-binding protein, which codes for MLELRSVSAGYGTFQALFDVNLDVKAGEAVGVIGPNGAGKTTLMRVISGLIRPTRGSIRMEGVDVVATPPHKIVSLGIAHVPENRRLFPQLTVDDNLKMGAFMKEARGHYAERLDVVFDLFPRLRERRHQMAGTMSGGEQQMCAIGRALMSNPKLLLLDEPSAGLAPVVVQQVFELVKRIRARGLTVLIVEQNVQQVLKVVDRAYLIEAGTIRASGTSAEMLASDTVKEAYLGV
- a CDS encoding ABC transporter ATP-binding protein encodes the protein MLEVSGLVKRFGGFTAVNNVSFRVDQGEILGLIGPNGSGKSTIFNMLSGTLAPTSGSILFGGAEIAGLAPHRIINSGIGRTFQIPRPFRRLTIFENVALAGFYGQGRHSRARAEEAAERSLAMVGLPTDRHASVDGLGAAGLKKLELAKALATAPKLLLADESLGGLDETEMDQAADMLRNIRDELGITIIWVEHIMGVLMRVVDRVMVLDHGEKISEGLPSAVAGDPRVIEVYLGTDAETTQAAAAEARRRSGG
- a CDS encoding ABC transporter substrate-binding protein → MRLRMAARLVRGLLVAISATGLMASAQAQEKKIKIGVVFDLTGPLAGGGSELGYIGAKIILDHFAKTGVEGYKIEAVYAADAQSKPDIAINESVRLLEQEKVDMVLGFFSSAQCVPVAARVEQLKKFMWMTTCISSAVFNDKGYKYVFRPQASGDQFGMMTMDFIAQNAKAKFDKEPKDLRVAIIHEDGAYGVDVSRGNEAGAKKAGFNVVMKEGYSATAPDLSALVTKLKRAKPDVIFHTGYNPDITLLLRQAREQGLKFGALMGHGAGYGVYEKLKEGMGADATYIFNTDPISIWLANQKTMDPKLPPVIKMVGEEFDKIRPGVAIRSAHVGIGASNTYVFMSDVLPRAIKKYGGVDPDALRKAALDTDIPEGGTMLGFGVKFYGEGTPMAGQNERSFPVVIQYIDDKSSVVWPKSQAQREAVLPLPKGTTYSNQ